The following nucleotide sequence is from Armatimonadota bacterium.
AGGCAAGGTCGCCTATGTGCGTCGCGCTGAAGTTGACTACTATACTCAAGCAATTCTCGATTCCAGCATTAGAATAAACAATCTGGCAAGCCGCCCAAAGACGCCTGAAGACAAATCTCCCGCACCCGCAAGTGAATCACTTGATTCCTTTCCTCTTAAAAAGGAATGGTCCAAATGCTTGGTATATTATGGCCCAGCAACTGTTACTTGGGCAACGACCGGCTTCAAAAAGATTAAGTTCTACAGTCTCGACAGCATTGGATACGGTAAAGTAAACCTGCCTCCCCAGCACTTGGAGACAATGGCGCTTTGGATAATACCGCCAAAAGAGTTGCTTGATGAAATTCAAACCAGGGGACTTAAACCAATTGAGGGCCTTGTTGGAATACGAAATCTTGCTGTGCACGTCCTACCCCTTTTTGCCATGTGTGACAAGCAAGACATTGGCGGTATAGTGGACAGCTCGAATACCGGGTCACCGACAATTTTCATCTACGACCGATATCCTGGAGGACTTGGATTCGCCGAGAAAGGATACAAAACAATAGAAGATTTAATGTATTCCTGCCTGGAAGTAATTAATGGGTGCGAATGTGAAGAAGGTTGTCCTTCGTGCGTTGGCATCCCAATTCTCCGCCCACCAATTCATACTGACCCCGATATATTTGGCACCTCGCCAATTCCTAATAAAGAAGCTGCGAAGATGATTTTAGAGAACCTGTGTAGTTCTTGAAAGTAAAATTAAAGTTTATATGAAAGACTGAAAACCGAATTCATTTCAAGGACGCCGTTCAGGAAAAAGCAGGAAAAGAGTTCTGCTTTAGCGAAAAGAGAGAAATAACTATGAGGAATCTATTCGTGATACTAGTAATGATTCTTTACTTAGCCCTTACTCTGAGCCATGCGCAAGTCTCTGCGACCACCAAAGCGAAGCCTAGGCGACCGATAGTTGTAGCGAACTACTACACCTGGTACACAACCCCATGGGGCGCAGGTGGTCAGTGGGGTCATTGGGCATGCAACAAGCCAAGTGAGATACTCCCCAGAGCTAGCGATCCGAATATACTTTTATTTCCGCCGGCAATCCGCGAGATATGCTCTGCTGTTTACCCGCTTGTCGGTCCTTATGATAGCATGAACAAGGATATTGTTCGCTGGCACATTCGTCTTGCCAAAGCCGCAGGAATCGACGCATTCATGGTGGATTGGTGGGGACCAGCAACCTGGCAAAAACCATCCGGATGGACACATGACGTTTTCGTTAAAACAATTTTACCGATTGCAGAGGAAGAAAATTTCAAAATTTTCCTTTTTGATGAAACGCCTCAATTCGTCGATGATTTCGAAACTATCAAGAAGTGGACAGCACAATATCTTAAACAATTCAAAAACAGCCCTGCCTGGTTTCATATTGACAACAAGCCAGTCTGGGCAATATATCAGCTTTGGGAAGGGAAGCTCACTGCGGCGCAAGGAAGAGAATTAATAGAGCACGTGGAGAAAGAAGTTGGCCCAGTTTACTGGATAGTAGACAAAATGCGCGGTCGCATGGGAGAGAATGGCTTCGAACTTTTTACACCAAACGACTGGCTGGCAATTCCACAAATCGACTGCATCATGGGATATGCAATGTTCTCAACCTGGCGCATGCACGAATACAAAGAAATTGCACCTGTTTACAAGAAATATGCTGAAATGATTCACAACGCTGGCAAGAAAGTTATGCTCCCAGTTCATCCAGGTCATGATAACCGAAAAATAGCTAAAGAATCCTACGTAATGCCAAGGCAAAATGGACAGACGCTCAAAGATTTCTGGCAAGCGGCTTTGGAGGCAGGCGCTGACTTTATAGAGATTACGTCGTGGAATGAATGGCCAGAGTCCACGGTTGTGGAGCCAGCGCTCACATGGGCGGACCCATACTTATATCTTAAAATTATCTCTGCTTTTCAAGATAAGAAGTTTAAAGCTCCACCTTTGCCGCCGTTTGAATCGCTCGACCCAGCAATGCAAGAATACCTACAGGCAAAAGACATCCGCAACTAGTAATAATACCTGATTTAAGCAAAAAATTATTCACAAGCTGATAAGTCGAAAGTATAATAGATAAAATATAAATAGAGTCCTTGCCAGCTTGATACCTATCTACCCCATAGCAACCCAAAATTGGCAGAACTCCTGTAATTAATCTTGTGGGGGGTGCTTATTTATGAAACGCCTGGGACTGCATGCACTCACTATCCTGCTTATATTAGCCGTTCCCCTAGCGTGCATTGGCTCTCCAAAATTTGACGATGACTCCAAGGGCCATCCTGATTTCGATA
It contains:
- a CDS encoding glycoside hydrolase family 99-like domain-containing protein, coding for MRNLFVILVMILYLALTLSHAQVSATTKAKPRRPIVVANYYTWYTTPWGAGGQWGHWACNKPSEILPRASDPNILLFPPAIREICSAVYPLVGPYDSMNKDIVRWHIRLAKAAGIDAFMVDWWGPATWQKPSGWTHDVFVKTILPIAEEENFKIFLFDETPQFVDDFETIKKWTAQYLKQFKNSPAWFHIDNKPVWAIYQLWEGKLTAAQGRELIEHVEKEVGPVYWIVDKMRGRMGENGFELFTPNDWLAIPQIDCIMGYAMFSTWRMHEYKEIAPVYKKYAEMIHNAGKKVMLPVHPGHDNRKIAKESYVMPRQNGQTLKDFWQAALEAGADFIEITSWNEWPESTVVEPALTWADPYLYLKIISAFQDKKFKAPPLPPFESLDPAMQEYLQAKDIRN